In the Drosophila gunungcola strain Sukarami unplaced genomic scaffold, Dgunungcola_SK_2 000001F, whole genome shotgun sequence genome, one interval contains:
- the LOC128261926 gene encoding solute carrier organic anion transporter family member 2B1: protein MAQNTRNSDLSQIAVNANNIPDDSVDCGIKGLGWCRGPGCQKYARLRTFVLVLAISGTLQGACESYFRVSAKQAASQFGYSPLLVDWLLVASGCFQTVFALAFAYWADVFHPIKWLVGTLMLQAVTCVVAVIPSIISFSEGSKAKDALLDANLCATSLAQFQKLTLTASQSSSLTLAMLFVLQLALGMGGLAYYTLGVSYIDDNSLSQDSPAVIAATLAARVFGQQAGSFLVLGVGLTHVGWWLGWVILAPFIFVGAVLLGLFPKRLPKTVIHQAAQRIIEQSNMRHFGSQFSTYLDDADFWPSLKRLFNNRLLMFNLLSLMCVQSAVVNYGLQEESYLQSRFFLPYNEQDGLTAEWRSAFVSYFLKPPVMAVGMLISGLVISKAKLSARKITGINVALGIHLVAIFVGLIFVQCDVGAIAGVEGGKLKQPYCSSQCLCTPTAFMPVCPESSSVTYFSPCYAGCTRQTSINSFQLFEGCSCSGDQSLNATGQMRATAGACSADSCQSAIIIFQIMSISAAFLLGVGTIGKTLITLRAVLPQDKSLALAFEVMIVGLFAYVPVHLSYDIVTRSTCVYWAPNYERCLLRETPKHGNILDILTASLILASVLFDILVYIFAKGLNLYNCKVTDTNYTPSLYAPIPHEDTTTSPSAPRGGSPVTTTTTSSPMQRRNAPAELPQTQAAVFRNPSSVTTSSGGAQSIVEPGENGVTYAQVVFPPDRRKPDDGSTSPKRMAVPANVPLHLLSESDVRSQLGNLKSFNPPKQEADRGRDTVDTDDVVVTQPQAHVQPQVQTVLPLVQPQVQEESSPIIRELQPSHPGQPDDARPQSPETDF from the exons ATGGCGCAAAATACCCGCAACTCCGATTTATCGCAGATAGCAGTCAATGCCAACAATATACCCGATG ACAGCGTCGATTGCGGGATCAAGGGGCTGGGCTGGTGCCGCGGTCCCGGATGCCAGAAATACGCCCGCCTGCGCACCTTCGTCCTGGTCCTGGCCATCTCGGGCACGCTCCAGGGCGCCTGCGAATCCTACTTCCGCGTTTCGGCCAAACAGGCCGCCTCCCAATTCGGCTACAGTCCGCTGCTAGTGG ATTGGCTGCTGGTGGCCAGTGGATGCTTCCAGACTGTCTTTGCGTTGGCATTTGCTTACTGGGCGGACGTCTTTCATCCAATCAAGTGGCTGGTGGGAACTTTAATGCTGCAGGCAGTCACCTGTGTGGTGGCCGTGATTCCATCTATTATAAGCTT TTCCGAGGGCAGCAAGGCGAAGGACGCCCTGCTGGATGCCAATCTGTGCGCCACATCGCTGGCGCAGTTCCAGAAACTGACGCTGACCGCGTCGCAGAGCAGCAGCCTCACTTTGGCCATGCTCTTCGTCCTGCAGCTGGCCTTGGGCATGGGCGGGCTGGCCTACTACACGCTGGGGGTCAGCTACATCGACGACAACTCCCTGTCGCAGGACAGTCCGGCGGTGATAGCGGCCACCCTGGCAGCCCGTGTCTTTGGCCAGCAGGCGGGCTCCTTCCTCGTCCTGGGAGTGGGCCTGACCCACGTGGGCTGGTGGCTCGGCTGGGTGATACTGGCGCCCTTCATCTTTGTGGGTGCCGTGCTGCTGGGACTGTTTCCCAAGCGTCTGCCCAAGACGGTCATCCACCAAGCTGCCCAGCGGATCATCGAGCAGTCGAACATGCGCCACTTTGGCAGCCAGTTTTCCACCTACCTGGATGATGCCGATTTCTGGCCCTCGCTGAAGCGGCTCTTCAACAACCGCCTGCTCATGTTCAACCTGCTGAGCCTGATGTGTGTGCAGAGTGCGGTGGTAAACTATGGCCTGCAGGAGGAGAGCTACCTGCAGAGCAGGTTCTTCCTGCCCTACAACGAACAGGATGGATTGACGGCCGAGTGGAGGTCGGCGTTCGTCTCCTACTTCCTCAAACCGCCAGTGATGGCGGTGGGAATGCTGATCAGTGGCCTGGTCATCTCGAAGGCTAAGCTATCCGCTCGCAAAATCACCGGCATCAATGTGGCCCTCGGCATCCATCTGGTGGCCATCTTCGTGGGCCTGATCTTCGTCCAGTGCGACGTGGGCGCCATTGCCGGCGTGGAGGGTGGCAAGTTGAAGCAGCCCTACTGCTCCAGCCAGTGCCTGTGCACGCCCACCGCCTTCATGCCCGTCTGTCCGGAGAGCAGCTCCGTCACCTACTTCTCGCCCTGCTACGCGGGCTGCACCAGGCAGACGTCCATCAACAGCTTCCAGCTCTTCGAgggctgcagctgcagcggcGACCAGTCGCTGAACGCCACCGGCCAGATGAGAGCCACCGCGGGCGCTTGCAGCGCCGACAGCTGCCAGTCGGCCATCATCATCTTCCAGATCATGAGCATCTCGGCGGCCTTCCTGCTGGGCGTTGGCACCATCGGCAAGACGTTGATCACCCTGCGCGCTGTCCTGCCGCAGGACAAATCCTTGGCCCTGGCCTTTGAGGTGATGATCGTGGGACTGTTCGCCTATGTGCCGGTGCATCTAAGCTACGACATTGTAACGC GTTCCACCTGCGTCTATTGGGCTCCCAACTACGAGCGCTGTCTGCTGCGGGAGACGCCCAAGCATGGCAACATCCTGGATATCCTGACTGCCTCGTTGATCCTGGCCAGTGTGCTCTTCGACATTCTCGTGTACATCTTTGCCAAGGGATTGAATCTGTACAATTGCAAGGTGACGGACACCAATTACACTCCATCTCTGTATGCACCGATTCCGCATGAGGATACGACTACGTCACCGAGTGCTCCTCGTGGCGGAAGTCCCGTGACGACCACGACCACTTCATCGCCCATGCAACGCAGGAATGCTCCGGCAGAACTACCCCAAACCCAGGCTGCTGTCTTCAGGAATCCCAGTTCGGTGACGACCTCGTCGGGCGGAGCTCAGAGCATTGTGGAGCCCGGCGAGAATGGAGTGACCTACGCACAGGTGGTGTTCCCACCCGATAGACGCAAGCCAGATGACGGCAGCACCAGTCCCAAGCGGATGGCTGTCCCAGCTAATGTTCCACTGCATCTTCTCTCCGAGTCGGACGTTCGCAGCCAGTTGGGCAACCTGAAGTCCTTTAATCCCCCCAAGCAGGAGGCCGACAGGGGTCGGGATACAGTTGACACCGACGACGTGGTGGTCACCCAACCACAGGCACATGTTCAACCGCAGGTCCAAACAGTGCTCCCACTGGTCCAACCTCAAGTTCAGGAGGAGAGCTCGCCAATTATCAGAGAACTGCAGCCCAGCCATCCAGGTCAACCTGATGACGCCAGACCACAAAGCCCCGAAACGGATTTCTAA
- the LOC128261967 gene encoding uncharacterized protein LOC128261967: protein MKSRKRFNMNCLVSLILVINCYLVTAKVTSSPPVLIWGTETPKPTSIFRPFKSDQFYQIIKNLQKDNMIVVYLASELAAKDINCDVCFPYLSKIQPMNFYSQVEEPLMAVERVSGTTKEIIWHNPIITEIRRLELEMELPCEKGQIHAFRFKDRNLLAHDAAMAVATYQFTDCPVVHLYTAFTEEDRAFQRRKAQKTRPVPIQMDPSKSIGPPTDQNDTASGHGLQKFTYTIVDNMTLLRHDMLILSFQHILLARMERQGPQTYFNRTKVVLPVGREEVQMGLLNGRDIYGGVVVVLDTNISPLIIELMPSQGNWHFTRIIFGSNTTYYPRDLVFFGFDFSLCCPDITTFAADASRLTIFDFRLDILWQDDDNGMDMGYEVKPCWGCAVFMTPTLTQTLFVMLVIALILWIGLAMILSIGQNKFPQIAGETDLHIKTDI, encoded by the exons ATGAAGTCAAGAAAAAGGTTCAACATGAATTGCCTAGTAAGTCTTATATTGGTAATTAATTGTTACTTGGTCACCGCTAAAGTGACGAGTTCACCTCCGGTGCTTATCTGGGGCACAGAAAC CCCTAAGCCTACGAGTATTTTTCGGCCTTTTAAATCCGATCAATTTtaccaaataataaaaaatttgcaaaaggACAACATGATAGTGGTTTACCTAGCGTCTGAG CTAGCCGCTAAGGACATAAACTGCGACGTATGCTTTCCCTACTTGAGCAAGATCCAACCCATGAACTTCTACAGCCAGGTGGAAGAGCCATTAATGGCGGTGGAGCGGGTAAGTGGGACGACCAAAGAGATTATCTGGCACAACCCCATAATCACAGAAATAAGAAGGCTGGAGCTGGAAATGGAGCTGCCTTGTGAAAAGGGCCAAATACACGCCTTCAGATTTAAGGATCGAAATTTGCTTGCTCATG ACGCAGCCATGGCGGTGGCAACCTATCAGTTTACTGACTGTCCAGTGGTGCACCTGTACACTGCTTTCACAGAGGAAGACCGGGCCTTTCAGCGTCGTAAGGCCCAAAAGACGCGTCCCGTGCCCATCCAAATGGATCCGTCAAAGAGCATTGGTCCACCAACGGATCAAAACGATACCGCATCGGGTCACGGGCTGCAGAAATTCACATACACCATTGTTGATAACATGACATTGCTGCGTCACGACATGCTCATCCTATCGTTTCAACACATTCTGTTGGCCAGGATGGAGCGACAAGGGCCACAGACTTACTTTAACCGGACTAAAGTTGTGCTGCCCGTTGGCAGGGAGGAAGTGCAGATGGGCCTGCTCAATGGCCGCGACATTTACGGAGGCGTCGTTGTAGTCCTCGACACAAACATCAGTCCCCTGATCATTGAGTTGATGCCCTCGCAGGGAAACTGGCACTTCACCCGCATCATTTTCGGCAGCAACACCACCTACTATCCGCGCGACCTCGTCTTCTTCGGCTTCGACTTCAGCCTGTGCTGCCCTGACATCACAACCTTTGCCGCGGACGCCTCTCGGCTGACCATATTCGACTTTCGCCTGGACATCCTTTGGCAAG ACGACGACAATGGCATGGACATGGGCTACGAGGTGAAGCCGTGCTGGGGCTGTGCCGTGTTTATGACTCCGACCCTGACCCAAACCCTGTTCGTGATGCTGGTCATAGCCCTGATACTTTGGATCGGCCTGGCGATGATACTTTCGATCGGACAGAACAAGTTCCCCCAGATCGCCGGCGAAACTGACCTGCACATCAAGACGGACATCTAG
- the LOC128261966 gene encoding solute carrier organic anion transporter family member 74D — MAEVKRRGSNLPPGNYLCGLANWHPAWLQKYATTKMFMGVYGLLGTIQAMSYMYFIVTLTTLEKRFKIPSQTTGIILSGNEISQIMLSLILSYIGGQRNRPRWIAWGIVFCGLSCYILVLPHFIYGAGHEVLQFTKEYQEGLLNGTSNDGQPLLKISSVQTERLCGLGKSEDNCDDLFSYVPLVLIFLSQFVLGVGNTMYYSLGQTYLDDNTKKTNTPLMLAVAMALRMIGPIVGFFFGYLSLNTFIDPSKTPLIDNKDPRWLGAWWLGWVILGTLMCLFSGLIGLFPKQLPKVNGAPRTNSHLPLALRQTKEELKREENLSLSSRCSSNAALDNIGAAAGANADLPKLKDFPRALMRLLRNKLLLFNIISAVFYILGASGFMTFLTKYMEVQFHKDPQSATIVVGPISILGMVVGLIGSGVVLSKKKPHVSKVLMWNVIVGGVSILGQISYAFLYCPDTFSMTHVGQLNLTSSCNSNCSCEGISYTPVCHEPTDTTFFSACHAGCRGYNATSKLYEDCGCLANGTQSPSAAQRLMDLLQPTPEPELDSTTDFAEYLGGVPLLDDNGDFEETVLPRSRRSTPNSVLRPGICTKNCNWSFWAFSITSMIVSWFGSSGRVGNVLVNYRAVAHEDKSFAQGLALMMISLLALIPGPIMFGRLIDSTCLVWTKTCNGNGNCQLYDQARFRYSLNFLSCMLTFMGLFFDYLVWYYGRTLDIYGDKEAKEEERANRRDQPITPLLAKKSDRD; from the exons ATGGCGGAAGTGAAACGTCGGGGATCGAATCTCCCACCCGGGAACTACTTGTGCGGCTTGGCCAACTGGCATCCGGCCTGGTTGCAGAAGTACGCCACCACCAAGATGTTCATGGGCGTCTACGGCCTGCTGGGCACCATTCAGGCCATGTCCTACATGTACTTTATCGTCACCCTAACCACACTGGAAAAACGGTTCAAAATTCCCAGTCAAACGACAG GCATTATTCTCAGCGGCAATGAAATCTCGCAGATCATGCTGTCCCTAATCCTGTCCTATATCGGTGGTCAGCGCAACCGTCCGCGCTGGATAGCCTGGGGCATTGTCTTCTGCGGCCTGTCCTGCTACATCCTCGTTTTGCCGCACTTTATCTACGGAGCGGGTCACGAGGTGCTGCAGTTCACCAAGGAGTACCAAGAGGGCCTCCTGAATGGGACTTCCAACGACGGCCAGCCCCTGCTG AAAATCAGCTCTGTGCAGACCGAGCGACTCTGTGGATTGGGCAAATCAGAGGACAACTGCGATGATCTCTTCTCCTACGTGCCACTGGTGCTCATCTTTCTCTCACAATTCGTACTGGGCGTAGGTAACACCATGTACTACTCCCTCGGACAGACCTATCTGGACGACAACACCAAGAAGACGAACACCCCCCTGATGTTGGCAGTGGCCATGGCCTTGAGGATGATTGGCCCAATTGTGGGATTCTTTTTCG GCTATTTGTCGCTAAACACCTTCATCGATCCGAGCAAGACTCCGTTGATCGACAACAAGGACCCCCGCTGGTTGGGTGCCTGGTGGCTTGGCTGGGTGATCCTGGGCACCCTGATGTGCCTGTTCTCGGGCCTCATCGGACTCTTCCCCAAGCAGCTGCCCAAGGTGAACGGCGCCCCAAGGACCAACTCGCACCTGCCGTTGGCACTGCGCCAGACGAAGGAGGAGCTCAAGCGGGAGGAGAACCTGTCGCTGAGCAGCCGCTGCTCCTCGAACGCCGCCCTCGACAATatcggagctgctgcaggggcCAATGCGGACCTGCCCAAGCTGAAGGACTTTCCACGCGCCCTCATGCGACTTCTGAGGAACAAGCTCCTGCTCTTCAACATCATCTCGGCGGTCTTCTACATCCTGGGTGCCTCTGGTTTTATGACCTTCCTCACCAAATACATGGAGGTGCAGTTCCACAAGGACCCTCAGAGTGCCACCATT GTCGTTGGCCCCATATCGATTCTGGGCATGGTCGTGGGTCTGATTGGCTCCGGTGTGGTCCTGTCCAAGAAGAAGCCCCACGTCAGTAAGGTGCTCATGTGGAACGTGATCGTTGGTGGAGTTTCTATTTTGGGGCAGATCTCCTATGCCTTTCTTTACTGTCCGGACACCTTCTCCATGACTCATGTGGGACA GCTAAACCTGACGAGTTCCTGCAACTCGAACTGCTCCTGCGAAGGGATAAGCTACACGCCCGTTTGCCACGAGCCCACCGACACCACCTTCTTCTCGGCCTGCCATGCGGGATGTCGAGGATACAACGCCACCTCCAAGTTGTACGAGGACTGCGGCTGCCTGGCCAATGGAACTCAGTCGCCCAGCGCGGCGCAACGGCTGATGGATCTATTGCAACCCACTCCAGAACCGGAGCTGGACAGCACCACGGATTTTGCCGAGTATCTGGGCGGAGTGCCCCTGCTCGATGACAATGGTGATTTTGAGGAGACGGTGCTGCCAAGGAGCAGGAGATCCACTCCCAATTCGGTGCTCCGGCCGGGAATCTGTACGAAGAACTGCAACTGGAGCTTCTGGGCCTTCTCCATAACCTCGATGATCGTCAGTTGGTTCGGTTCGTCCGGTCGGGTGGGCAACGTCCTGGTCAACTATAGAGCGGTGGCCCACGAGGACAAGTCTTTCGCACAGGGTCTAGCCCTGATGATGATCAGTTTGCTGGCCCTGATTCCGGGTCCCATTATGTTCGGCCGCCTCATCGACTCCACGTGTCTCGTGTGGACAAAAACctgcaatggcaatggcaactgCCAGTTGTACGACCAAGCCCGCTTCCGTTACTCCCTCAACTTTTTGTCCTGCA